One window of the Eucalyptus grandis isolate ANBG69807.140 chromosome 6, ASM1654582v1, whole genome shotgun sequence genome contains the following:
- the LOC104448803 gene encoding B-box zinc finger protein 21: MKILCDVCNKDEASVFCTADEAALCGGCDHRVHHANKLASKHQRFSLLCPSPKEFPLCDVCQERRAFLFCQQDRAILCRECDLPIHTANEHTQKHSRFLLTGVKLSTTSEVYTSAASSASLSNGCDFVPDFKSEASSSFKKPVSVSAAISGPRKAAASAASAAAASAAAANNKDGNNNGMLASQESGSNGSTSSISEYLIEMLPGWHFEDFLDSCSASFGFCKKDDGLLPFTDNDNVSSFSSESLGIWVPQAPTPVPCNQSPYLNGGIIGGFKQTKEPATTRPGKRWNDDVFAVPEISPSSAGFKRSRPL; the protein is encoded by the exons ATGAAGATCCTGTGCGACGTGTGCAATAAGGACGAGGCATCTGTGTTCTGCACCGCTGACGAGGCGGCGCTCTGCGGGGGCTGCGACCACCGTGTCCACCACGCCAACAAGCTCGCCTCCAAGCACCAACGGTTTTCCCTTCTCTGTCCTTCCCCTAAGGAATTCCCTCTCTGTGACGTCTGCCAG GAGAGGCGAGCGTTCTTGTTCTGTCAACAGGACCGAGCCATTCTCTGCAGGGAGTGCGATCTCCCGATACACACGGCCAACGAGCATACCCAGAAGCACAGCAGGTTCTTGCTCACGGGGGTGAAGCTCTCCACCACGTCGGAAGTCTACACGTCTGCCGCCAGCAGTGCCTCTCTGTCCAACGGATGCGATTTCGTCCCCGACTTCAAGTCCGAGGCATCGTCCTCGTTCAAGAAGCCGGTCTCTGTTTCCGCGGCGATCTCGGGCCCTCGAAAGGCGGCGGCGAgcgcggcgtcggcggcggctgcttccgcggcggcggcgaacaACAAGGATGGGAACAATAACGGCATGTTGGCCAGCCAGGAAAGTGGCTCCAACGGGTCAACGAGTAGCATATCGGAGTACTTGATAGAGATGCTGCCAGGCTGGCACTTCGAGGACTTTCTTGATTCCTGCTCTGCTTCCTTTGGTTTCTGTAAG AAAGATGATGGTTTATTGCCATTCACGGACAATGATAACGTGAGTTCCTTCTCATCTGAAAGTTTGGGAATTTGGGTCCCTCAAGCTCCAACCCCTGTGCCGTGTAATCAGTCGCCTTACCTAAATGGTGGGATCATCGGAGGATTCAAGCAGACAAAAGAGCCCGCGACCACGAGGCCCGGCAAGAGGTGGAACGATGATGTCTTCGCAGTTCCAGAAATCAGTCCTTCATCAGCGGGATTCAAGAGATCTAGACCCTTATGA
- the LOC104448802 gene encoding probable inactive leucine-rich repeat receptor kinase XIAO: MSPHSSSLVLFLLVLALAPFWRVLIPVDSRTHPGDVRVLQAFKAAIDPKSVSPGSCVSSWDFSVDPCDRVFSDRFTCGLRCDLTVSNSSRVTEIALDSAGYSGSLSSVPWDGGVPYLETLDVSYNAFAGSLPGSLARLTSLRRLRLSRNSLSGQLPASLGSLAALEELSLDGNNFRGGIPSSFNRLASLKRLELQGNNLSGELLSDLGSLESLHFLDASDNRFSGGVPAALPASLVELSLRNNRLRGDLPEIVGGAARLLQVLDLSRNELTGAVPAALFEHPSLGQLTLSHNNFTSLHAPPSAGANSRLVAVDLSYNNLRGLLPGFMAAMPRLSALSLEHNMFTGMIPSQYALRVREAAAGGTTAIGRLLLGGNYLFGPIPGPLVGLRPGSANVSLVDNCLYRCPDEFFFCRGGDQKSPADCKSFSPTIP, from the exons ATGTCGCCGCATTCAAGCTCACTCGTTCTCTTCCTCCTCGTTCTCGCGCTCGCGCCGTTCTGGCGAGTCTTGATTCCGGTCGATTCAAGAACTCATCCCGGAGACGTTCGAGTCCTCCAAGCTTTCAAGGCCGCGATCGACCCGAAGTCCGTATCTCCCGGATCCTGCGTGAGCTCCTGGGACTTCTCCGTCGACCCTTGCGACCGCGTCTTCAGCGACCGCTTCACCTGCGGCCTCCGTTGCGACCTCACCGTCTCCAACTCCTCCCGCGTCACCGAGATCGCCCTCGACTCCGCCGGCTACTCCGGCTCCCTCTCCTCCGTCCCCTGGGACGGCGGCGTGCCTTACCTCGAGACCCTCGACGTCTCCTACAACGCGTTCGCCGGCTCCCTCCCCGGCTCCCTCGCCCGCCTGACTAGCCTCCGCCGGCTCCGGCTGTCCCGGAACTCGCTCTCTGGCCAGCTCCCCGCCTCGCTCGGCTCGCTCGCCGCCCTCGAGGAGCTCAGCCTCGACGGCAACAACTTCCGCGGGGGCATACCGTCGAGCTTCAACCGTCTGGCGAGCTTGAAAAGGCTCGAGCTCCAAGGGAACAACCTCTCGGGCGAGCTGCTGTCCGATCTGGGCTCGCTCGAGAGCCTGCATTTCCTCGACGCGAGCGACAACCGCTTCTCCGGCGGAGTCCCGGCGGCTCTCCCTGCGTCGCTGGTGGAGCTCTCGCTCAGGAACAACCGCCTGCGAGGAGACCTCCCGGAAATCGTCGGCGGAGCGGCGAGGCTCCTGCAGGTGCTGGATCTGAGCCGGAACGAGCTGACCGGTGCTGTGCCGGCGGCCCTATTCGAGCACCCGTCCCTTGGGCAGCTCACGCTTTCGCATAACAACTTCACGTCCTTGCACGCGCCGCCCTCGGCGGGTGCGAACAGCAG GCTGGTGGCCGTGGACCTGAGCTACAACAATCTCCGGGGGCTATTGCCGGGGTTCATGGCGGCAATGCCGAGGCTGTCGGCGCTGTCCCTGGAGCACAACATGTTCACGGGGATGATACCGTCGCAGTACGCGCTCAGGGTGAGGGAGGCCGCCGCCGGCGGGACGACGGCGATCGGGAGGCTGCTGCTGGGCGGGAACTACTTGTTCGGGCCTATACCGGGCCCGCTGGTGGGCCTGAGGCCCGGGTCGGCGAACGTGAGCCTGGTGGACAACTGCCTGTACCGGTGCCCCGACGAGTTCTTCTTCTGCCGGGGCGGCGATCAGAAGTCCCCGGCGGATTGTAAGAGCTTTAGCCCCACCATTCCTTAG
- the LOC104448805 gene encoding transmembrane and coiled-coil domain-containing protein 4 has translation METSILTATQRYAAAGLFALALHHSQRHQTRPSDALAPLEEEPIGRGVSVDRGASASERPELWIHGGSGLLRPVFRFLKVDERSWDGLKETAGSSSQVRHHVGAFLRLLMEDGEETCPERTDKELALAKAVDAMVLSVETSPVYEEDKRSREYEKEKCSKLQTDVSSEEVVKLDGTARAAGPETIAGEDVPNKVHGTSEEFVEEGRMISRQRKLAVLYELLSACVADSPEDESKSPGRKGYDARHRVGLRLLATWLGIRWLEMEALEMIVACSMMSSLKAEGAKEEDTEVAENRWAKWKRGGIIGAAALGGGALMAITGGLAAPAIAEGMGALAPTLGSVIPAVGGGFGAAATATGSAAGSAAVAASFGVAGAGLTGSKMARRIGGIEEFEFKAIGENHNQGQLAVEILVSGLAFESEDFVRPWEGYDSNVERYALQWESKNLIALSTAIQDWLTSRLAMELVKEGAMMTVLSTLVAALALPATLVTASDIIDSKWAVAIDRSDKAGELLSEVLLKGLQGNRPVTLIGFSLGARVIFKCLQFLAEASEDNAKFVERVVLLGAPISIKDENWETARKMVAGRFVNAYSTNDWTLGIAFRASLFSQGLAGIQPVNVPGMENVDVTELIDGHSSYLWMAKQILKQQELDSPSPVFKTSTKIQDEKSSPTLA, from the exons ATGGAGACCTCCATCCTCACCGCCACGCAGAGATACGCGGCGGCCGGCCTCTTCGCGCTCGCCCTCCACCATTCCCAGAGGCACCAGACGCGGCCCTCCGACGCCTTGGCCCCTCTCGAGGAGGAGCCGATCGGCCGGGGCGTGTCGGTCGATCGCGGGGCCTCGGCGTCGGAGCGCCCCGAGCTCTGGATCCACGGGGGCTCCGGCCTTCTCCGGCCCGTCTTCAG GTTCTTGAAGGTCGATGAGCGGTCCTGGGATGGTTTGAAGGAGACTGCAGGGTCTTCCTCGCAAGTTAGGCATCACGTCGGAGCG TTCCTGAGACTGCTTATGGAGGATGGCGAGGAAACTTGTCCTGAAAGAACAGACAAGGAGCTTGCTTTGGCGAAGGCTGTCGATGCCATGGTGCTCAGTGTGGAAACTTCTCCTGTTTATGAAGAGGATAAAAGGAGTCGTGAATATGAAAAGGAGAAATGTTCCAAATTACAGACCGATGTATCATCTGAGGAAGTGGTGAAGCTAGATGGAACAGCTCGGGCGGCAGGTCCGGAGACAATTGCTGGAGAAGATGTTCCGAACAAAGTTCACGGGACATCTGAGGAATTTGTAGAAGAGGGAAGGATGATCAGTCGTCAGAGAAAACTTGCAGTTCTATATGAGCTTCTTTCAGCTTGTGTAGCAGACAGCCCTGAAGACGAGAGCAAATCACCTGGGAGGAAGGGCTATGATGCTAGACATCGCGTTGGTTTAAGGCTGCTGGCAACATGGCTTGGAATTAGATGGTTGGAAATG GAAGCTTTGGAGATGATTGTTGCTTGCTCTATGATGTCTTCATTGAAAGCAGAAGGTGCGAAGGAAGAAGATACTGAAGTCGCAGAAAACCGTTGGGCTAAGTGGAAGCGAGGAGGAATTATTGGTGCAGCTGCTTTAGGTGGAGGGGCCTTGATGGCCATCACCGGTG GGCTAGCTGCCCCAGCTATTGCGGAGGGAATGGGAGCCCTGGCTCCGACCCTGGGCAGTGTGATCCCTGCTGTTGGAGGTGGTTTTGGGGCAGCAGCAACTGCTACAGGATCTGCTGCAGGTTCTGCTGCAGTTGCTGCATCATTTGGAG TTGCCGGAGCTGGCCTTACAGGAAGTAAAATGGCCAGAAGAATTGGAGGCATTGAGGAATTCGAGTTCAAAGCGATAGGCGAAAATCACAACCAAGGC CAATTGGCAGTTGAGATATTGGTTTCTGGACTTGCTTTCGAGAGCGAGGATTTTGTAAGGCCATGGGAAGGTTATGACAGTAACGTGGAAAG GTATGCACTGCAATGGGAGTCTAAGAATTTGATTGCTCTAAGCACTGCCATACAGGACTGGCTTACTTCAA GACTTGCTATGGAGTTAGTTAAAGAAGGTGCAATGATGACTGTTCTGAGCACGCTTGTGGCTGCATTAGCTTTACCAGCAACTCTGGTTACTGCATCTGATATCATAGACAGTAAATGGGCTGTTGCTATTGACAG ATCAGATAAAGCAGGAGAACTGCTATCTGAAGTGTTACTGAAGGGATTGCAAGGTAACAG GCCTGTCACTCTAATTGGCTTCTCTTTGGGTGCCCGAGTAATTTTCAAGTGTCTTCAGTTTTTGGCTGAAGCAAGCGAAGATAATG CTAAATTTGTTGAAAGGGTGGTTCTTCTTGGAGCACCAATTTCAATCAAGGATGAAAATTGGGAGACAGCAAGAAAG ATGGTGGCCGGAAGGTTTGTCAATGCATATTCAACAAATGATTGGACCCTTGGTATTGCTTTCCGTGCCAG TTTGTTCTCTCAGGGGTTAGCCGGGATTCAACCTGTTAATGTTCCTGGCATGGAGAAC GTCGATGTAACAGAGTTGATAGATGGTCACTCATCGTACCTTTGGATGgcaaaacaaattttgaaacaGCAAGAACTGGATAGTCCTTCACCCGTTTTTAAAACCAGTACGAAGATTCAAGATGAAAAGAGTTCTCCTACCTTAGCCTGA
- the LOC104448804 gene encoding SH3 domain-containing protein 2, with amino-acid sequence MEAIRKQATKLRDQVAKQQQAVFRQFTGVYGSDNVIADETELQHHQRLEKLYISTRAGKHFQRDIVRGVEGYIVHGSKQVEIGTKLSEDCRKYGAENTCTTGTTLSKAALNFSRARAQIERERGNLLKTLGTQVAEPLRAMVMGAPLEDARQLAQRYDRVRQEAEAQGIDVSRRQARVRDSMGNPDIVMKLEAAEAKLLELKTNTATLGKEATAAMAAVEGQQQKMTLQRLVAMVESERTYHQRVLQILDQLEGELLSERQRIEASPSVSVDTSVPPPPPYEEINGSFASQTYDETADTIDYFLGEVVHPFRGVSDVELSLSAGDYVVVRKVSNSGWAEGECKGKAGWFPLDYVERRERVLASKMAHVF; translated from the exons ATGGAAGCCATTCGGAAACAAGCCACGAAGCTCCGAGATCAGGTCGCTAAGCAGCAGCAG GCTGTCTTTAGGCAGTTTACTGGTGTGTATGGTTCAGATAATGTCATAGCTGATGAGACAGAACTTCAGCATCATCAGAGACTCGAGAAGCTTTATATATCAACTCGTGCTGGCAAG CATTTCCAAAGGGATATAGTTCGTGGTGTGGAAGGTTACATAGTTCACGGGTCCAAGCAAGTTGAAATAG GAACCAAGTTGTCAGAAGACTGTAGGAAATATGGTGCTGAAAATACATGTACCACTGGCACTACCTTATCCAAGGCTGCCTTAAATTTTTCAAGAGCTCGTGCTCAAATTGAAAGAGAGCGTGGAAATCTATTGAAAACTCTTGGAACCCAG GTAGCAGAGCCTTTAAGAGCAATGGTGATGGGTGCTCCCTTGGAGGATGCTAGGCAACTTGCCCAAAGATATGACAGAGTGCGTCAAGAGGCTGAGGCTCAG GGTATCGATGTTTCTAGGCGCCAAGCTAGGGTAAGGGATTCCATGGGTAATCCTGATATTGTCATGAAACTAGAAGCTGCTGAGGCCAAGCTTCTGGAGCTGAAGACAAACACGGCAACATTAGGTAAAGAGGCTACAGCTGCAATGGCTGCTGTAGAAGGCCAACAACAGAAAATGACTCTTCAACGGCTTGTTGCTATG gtcGAATCAGAAAGAACCTATCATCAAAGAGTCTTACAGATACTTGATCAACTTGAAGGCGAg TTGTTGTCAGAACGCCAACGAATTGAAGCATCTCCAAGTGTATCTGTTGATACCTCTGTTCCTCCTCCCCCGCCGTATGAGGAGATCAATGGTTCATTTGCTTCTCAGACGTATGATGAAACTGCAGATACCATTGACTATTTCTTGGGAGAG GTTGTGCACCCATTTAGAGGAGTATCTGATGTGGAGTTAAGTTTATCAGCAGGGGACTATGTTGTTGTCCGTAAG GTATCAAACAGCGGCTGGGCCGAGGGAGAATGCAAAGGAAAAGCCGGTTGGTTCCCACTTGATTATGTAGAGAGGAGGGAACGTGTTCTGGCAAGCAAGATGGCACATGTATTCTAA
- the LOC104448801 gene encoding floral homeotic protein DEFICIENS yields MARGKIQIKLIENTTNRQVTYSKRRNGLFKKANELTVLCDAKVSIIMISSTGKLHEYISPSTSTKKMYDQYQQALEVDLWSSHYEKMQENLRKLKEVNKKLQLEVRRRFGEGLNGMSLSELCGLEQDMDNAVSLIRERKYKTLGNQIDTARKKKKNAEEINKSLLQDWTNLIKHLREDDPHFGMVDNGRDYEAVIGYTDAAAAARLYTLRLQPDQPNLTSGGGSEITTYPLLE; encoded by the exons ATGGCGAGGGGGAAGATCCAGATCAAGCTGATAGAGAACACGACGAACCGGCAGGTGACCTACTCGAAGCGACGGAACGGGCTCTTCAAGAAGGCGAACGAGCTCACCGTCCTCTGCGACGCCAAGGTCTCCATCATCATGATCTCCAGCACCGGCAAGCTCCACGAGTACATCAGCCCCTCCACCTC AACGAAGAAGATGTACGATCAGTATCAGCAGGCGCTCGAGGTTGATCTCTGGAGCTCTCACTATGAG AAGATGCAAGAGAACCTGAGGAAGCTGAAGGAGGTGAACAAGAAGCTTCAGCTGGAGGTCAG GAGGAGGTTCGGGGAAGGACTGAATGGTATGAGCTTATCGGAATTGTGCGGTCTTGAGCAAGATATGGACAACGCCGTTAGCCTGATCCGTGAACGGAAG TACAAGACGCTCGGCAATCAAATCGACACCGCCAGGAAGAAG AAAAAGAATGCTGAGGAAATAAACAAAAGTCTCCTGCAAGACTGG ACCAATCTGATCAAGCATCTGAGGGAGGACGACCCGCACTTCGGAATGGTCGACAACGGCAGGGATTACGAGGCTGTGATCGGGTATAcagacgccgccgccgccgctcgctTGTACACCCTGCGCCTGCAACCGGACCAGCCCAATCTTACTAGCGGAGGAGGATCGGAGATCACGACCTACCCTTTGCTCGAGTGA